In one Acomys russatus chromosome X, mAcoRus1.1, whole genome shotgun sequence genomic region, the following are encoded:
- the LOC127185246 gene encoding melanoma-associated antigen B4-like, producing the protein MPRGQKSKRRSRAKRQQARSEDQGLPAVQPTAEEAESRPVVQSDDSSFPVGSVPQGVKTLEFPGAGASCTGSGVGVRNVAVFTEKKGLGVTQSGISIQHTFKEPIMRKASVLIEFLLDKFKMKEPVTRSEMQAVVNKKYKEQFPEILRRTSARLELVFGLELKEIDPSTQSYLLVGKLGLSTEGGLSSNWGLPRTGLLMSILGVIFMKGNRATEQEVWQFLNGVGVYAGKTHLIFGEPVEFINKDLIQENYLEYRQVPGSDPPSYEFLWGPRAHAETTKMKVLEVLAKVSGTVPSAFPNLYQLALRDQTAGPRRTDMGMAGTVSRGGV; encoded by the coding sequence ATGCCTAGAGGGCAAAAGAGTAAGAGACGCTCCCGTGCAAAACGACAGCAGGCACGCAGTGAGGACCAGGGTCTCCCAGCAGTTCAGCCTACTGCAGAGGAAGCAGAATCTCGTCCTGTTGTCCAGAGTGATGACTCCAGCTTCCCTGTTGGTTCTGTTCCTCAGGGGGTGAAAACCCTCGAGTTTCCTGGTGCAGGTGCATCCTGCACAGGCTCTGGTGTAGGTGTTAGAAATGTTGCTGTTTTTACTGAGAAGAAAGGCCTAGGTGTCACCCAGTCAGGGATCTCCATTCAGCACACATTTAAAGAGCCTATCATGCGGAAGGCTAGTGTGCTGATAGAATTCCTGCTAGATAAGTTTAAGATGAAAGAGCCAGTTACCCGGAGTGAAATGCAGGCAGTAGTCAATAAGAAGTATAAGGAACAGTTCCCTGAAATCCTCAGGAGAACTTCTGCGCGCCTAGAACTAGTCTTTGGTCTTGAGTTGAAGGAAATAGATCCTAGCACTCAATCCTATTTGCTTGTGGGCAAATTGGGTCTCTCCACTGAGGGGGGTCTGAGTAGCAATTGGGGATTGCCTAGGACTGGTCTCTTGATGTCCATCCTAGGTGTGATCTTCATGAAGGGGAACCGTGCCACTGAGCAAGAGGTCTGGCAATTTCTAAATGGAGTGGGAGTATATGCAGGGAAGACACACTTAATCTTTGGGGAGCCCGTGGAGTTCATAAACAAAGATCTAATACAGGAAAATTACCTGGAGTACCGCCAGGTGCCTGGCAGTGATCCCCCAAGCTATGAGTTCCTGTGGGGTCCCAGAGCCCATGCTGAAACCACCAAGATGAAGGTTCTGGAAGTTTTAGCTAAAGTCAGTGGCACTGTCCCTAGTGCCTTCCCTAATCTCTACCAGTTGGCTCTTAGAGATCAGACAGCAGGACCAAGAAGGACAGATATGGGTATGGCTGGCACTGTTTCTAGAGGTGGTGTTTAG